A stretch of Rhinopithecus roxellana isolate Shanxi Qingling chromosome 12, ASM756505v1, whole genome shotgun sequence DNA encodes these proteins:
- the KMT2B gene encoding histone-lysine N-methyltransferase 2B isoform X5, with the protein MVQALTELLRRAQAPPAPRSRACEPSTPRRSRGRPPGRPAGPCRRKQQAVVVAEAAVTIPKPEPPPPVVPVKHQTGSWKCKEGPGPGPGTPKRGGQSSRGGRGGRGRGRGGGLPFVIKFVSRAKRVKMGQLSLGLESGQGQGQHEETWQDAPQRRVGSGQGGSPCWKKQEQKLDDEGEEKKEEEEKDKEEGEEKEERAVAEEMMPAAEKEETKLPPPPLTPPAPSPPPSLPPPSTSPPPPLCPPPPPPVSPPPLPSPPPPPAQEEQEESPPPVVPATCSRKRGRPPLTPSQRAEREAARAGPEGTSPPTPTPSTATGGPPEDSPTVAPKSTTFLKNIRQFIMPVVSARSSRVIKTPRRFMDEDPPKPPKVEVSPVLRPPITTSPLVPQEPAPVPSPPRAPTPPSTPVPLPEKRRSILREPTFRWTSLTRELPPPPPAPPPPPAPSPPPAPATTSRRPLLLRAPQFTPSEAHLKIYESVLTPPPLGAPEAPEPEPPPADDSPAEPEPRAVGRTNHLSLPRFAPVVATPVKAEVSPLGAPALSNGPQTQAQLLQPLQALQTQLLPQALPPPQPQLQPPPSPQQMPPLEKARIAGLGSLPLSGVEEKMFSLLKRAKVQLFKIDQQQQQKVAASMPPLTLFIPCQPSPGGQMEEVAGALKQVSDRGPVRPEDESVEAKRERPSGPESPVQGPRIKHVCRHAAVALGQARAMVPEDVPRLSALPLRDRQDLATEDTSSASETESVPSRSRRGKVETAGPGGDSEPAGSGGTLTHTPRRSLPSHHGKKMRMARCGHCRGCLRVQDCGSCVNCLDKPKFGGPNTKKQCCVYRKCDKIEARKMERLAKKGRTIVKTLLPWDSDESPEASPGPPGPRRGAGAGGPREEVVAPPGPEEQDSLLQRKSARRCVKQRPSYDIFEDSDDSEPGGPPAPRRRTPRENELPLPEPEEQSRPRKPTLQPVLQLKARRRLDKDTLAPGPFASFPNGWTGKQKSPDGVHRVRVDFKEDCDLENVWLMGGLSVLTSVPGGPPMVCLLCASKGLHELVFCQVCCDPFHPFCLEEAERPLPQHHDTWCCRRCKFCHVCGRKGRGSKHLLECERCRHAYHPACLGPSYPTRATRKRRHWICSACVRCKSCGATPGKNWDVEWSGDYSLCPRCTQLYEKGNYCPICTRCYEDNDYESKMMQCAQCDHWVHAKCEGLSDEDYEILSGLPDSVLYTCGPCAGAAQPRWREALSGALQGGLRQVLQGLLSSKVAGPLLLCTQCGPDGKQLHPGPCGLQAVSQRFEDGLYKSVHSFMEDMVGILMRHSEEGETPERRAGGQMKGLLLKLLESAFGWFDAHDPKYWRRSTRLPNGVLPNAVLPPSLDHVYAQWRQQEPETPESGQPPGDPSAAFQGKDPAAFSHLEDPRQCALCLKYGDADSKEAGRLLYIGQNEWTHVNCAIWSAEVFEENDGSLKNVHAAVARGRQMRCELCLKPGATVGCCLSSCLSNFHFMCARASYCIFQDDKKVFCQKHTDLLDGKEIVNPDGFDVLRRVYVDFEGINFKRKFLTGLEPDAINVLIGSIRIDSLGTLSDLSDCEGRLFPIGYQCSRLYWSTVDARRRCWYRCRILEYRPWGPREEPAHLEAAEENQTIVHSPAPSSEPPGGEDPPLDTDVLVPGAPERHSPIQNLDPPLRPDSGSAPPPAPRSFSGARIKVPNYSPSRRPLGGVSFGPLPSPGSPSSLTHHIPTVGDPDFPAPPRRSRRPSPLAPRPPPSRRASPPLKTSPQLRVPPPTSVVTALTPTSGELAPPGPAPSPPPPEDLGPDFEDMEVVSGLSAADLDFAASLLGTEPFQEEIVAAGAMGSSHGGPGDSSEEEASPSSRYIHFPVTVVSAPGLAPSAPPGAPRIEQLDGVDDGTDSEAEAVQQPRGQGTPPSGPGVGRAGVLGAAGDRARPPEDLPSEIVDFVLKNLGGPGEGGAGPREESLPPAPPLANGSQPPQGLPASPADPTRTFAWLPGAPGVRVLSLGPAPEPPKPATSKIILVNKLGQVFVKMAGEGEPVPPPVKQPPLPPTISPTAPTSWTLPPGPLLGVLPVVGVVRPAPPPPPTPLTLVLSSGPASPPRQAIRVKRVSTFSGRSPPAPPPYKAPRLDEDGEASEDIPQVLGLGSGGCSRVRMKTPTVRGVLDLDRPGEPAGEESPGLLQERSPLLPLPEGGPPQVPDGPPDLLLESQWHHYSGEASSSEEEPPSPDDKENQAPKRTGPHLRFEISSEDGFSVEAESLEGAWRTLIEKVQEARGHARLRHLSFSGMSGARLLGIHHDAVIFLAEQLPGAQRCQHYKFRYHQQGEGQEEPPLNPHGAARAEVYLRKCTFDMFNFLASQHRVLPEGATCDEEEDEVQLRSTRRATSLELPMAMRFRHLKKTSKEAVGVYRSAIHGRGLFCKRNIDAGEMVIEYSGIVIRSVLTDKREKFYDGKGIGCYMFRMDDFDVVDATMHGNAARFINHSCEPNCFSRVIHVEGQKHIVIFALRRILRGEELTYDYKFPIEDASNKLPCNCGAKRCRRFLN; encoded by the exons ATGGTGCAGGCACTGACTGAACTTCTCCGGCGGGCCCAGGCACCCCCAGCACCCCGGAGCCGGGCATGTGAGCCCTCCACCCCCCGGCGGTCTCGGGGACGGCCCCCAGGACGGCCAGCAGGCCCCTGCAGGAGGAAGCAGCAAGCAGTAGTTGTGGCAGAAGCAGCTGTGACAATCCCCAAACCTGAGCCCCCACCTCCTGTGGTTCCAGTGAAACACCAAACTGGCAGCTGGAAGTGTAAGGAGGGACCCGGCCCAGGACCTGGGACCCCCAAGCGTGGAGGACAGTCAAGCCGTGGAGGCCGTGGAGGCAGGGGCCGAGGCCGAGGTGGTGGGCTCCCTTTTGTGATCAAGTTTGTTTCAAGGGCCAAAAGAGTAAAGATGGGACAATTGTCCTTGGGACTCGAATCAGGTCAGGGTCAAGGTCAACATGAGGAAACTTGGCAGGATGCCCCCCAAAGAAGAGTTGGATCTGGACAGGGAGGGAGCCCTTGCTGGAAAAAGCAGGAACAGAAGCTGGATGAcgagggagaagagaagaaagaagaagaagaaaaagacaaggaggagggagaagagaaggaagaaagagctgTAGCTGAGGAGATGATGCCAGCTGCggaaaaggaagagacaaagCTGCCACCACCGCCTCTGACTCCTCCAGCCCCTTCACCTCCTCCGTCCCTCCCACCCCCTTCAACATCTCCTCCACCCCCACTCTgccctccaccaccacccccagtgTCCCCACCACCTCTACCATCCCCTCCACCGCCTCCCGCCCAAGAGGAGCAGGAAGAGTCCCCtcctcctgtggtcccagctacctgctCCAGGAAGAGGGGCCGGCCTCCCCTGACTCCCAGCCAGCGGGCGGAGCGGGAAGCTGCTCGGGCAGGGCCAGAGGGTACCTCTCCTCCCACTCCAACCCCCAGCACCGCCACGGGAGGCCCTCCGGAAGACAGTCCCACCGTGGCCCCCAAAAGTACCACCTTCCTGAAGAATATCCGGCAGTTTATTATGCCTGTGGTGAGTGCCCGCTCCTCCCGTGTCATCAAGACACCCCGGCGATTTATGGATGAAGACCCCCCCAAGCCCCCAAAGGTGGAGGTCTCACCTGTCCTGCGACCTCCCATCACCACCTCCCCACTTGTTCCCCAGGAACCAGCACCAGTCCCCTCTCCACCACGTGCCCCAACTCCTCCATCTACCCCAGTCCCACTCCCTGAGAAGAGACGGTCCATCCTAAGGGAACCCACATTTCGCTGGACCTCACTGACCCGGGAGctgccccctcctcccccagcccctccacctcccccagccccctccccaccccctgctccAGCCACCACCTCCCGGAGGCCCCTACTCCTTCGGGCCCCTCAGTTTACCCCAAGCGAAGCCCACCTGAAGATCTACGAATCGGTGCTTACTCCTCCTCCTCTTGGGGCTCCTGAAGCCCCTGAGCCAGAGCCTCCTCCTGCCGATGACTCTCCAGCTGAGCCTGAGCCTCGGGCAGTGGGCCGcaccaaccacctcagcctgcctcGATTCGCCCCTGTGGTCGCCACTCCTGTTAAGGCCGAGGTGTCCCCTCTCGGGGCTCCAGCTCTGAGCAACGGGCCACAGACACAGGCTCAGCTACTGCAGCCCCTGCAGGCCTTGCAAACCCAGCTCCTGCCCCAGGCGCTACCGCCACCACAGCCACAGCTGCAGCCACCGCCATCACCACAGCAGATGCCTCCCCTGGAAAAAGCCCGGATTGCGGGCCTGGGTTCCTTGCCACTGTCTGGGGTAGAGGAGAAGATGTTCAGCCTCCTCAAGAGAGCCAAAGTGCAGCTATTCAAGAtcgaccagcagcagcagcagaaggtGGCAGCTTCCATGCCG CCCCTGACCCTGTTTATTCCCTGCCAGCCGAGCCCTGGGGGGCAGATGGAGGAGGTGGCCGGGGCTCTCAAGCAGGTCTCCGACAGAGGCCCTGTCCGGCCCGAGGATGAGTCGGTGGAAGCTAAGAGAGAGCGGCCCTCG GGTCCTGAGTCACCTGTGCAAGGTCCCCGCATCAAACACGTCTGCCGTCATGCTGCTGTGGCCCTGGGTCAGGCCCGGGCCATGGTGCCTGAAGATGTCCCTCGCCTCAGTGCCCTCCCTCTCCGGGATCGGCAGGACCTTGCCACAGAGG ATACATCATCGGCGTCTGAGACTGAGAGTGTCCCGTCACGGTCCCGGCGGGGAAAGGTGGAGACGGCAGGCCCTGGGGGAGACTCAGAGCCCGCAGGGTCTGGAGGGACCCTGACCCACACACCCCGGCGCTCACTGCCCTCCCATCACGGCAAGAAGATGCGGATGGCTCGATGTGGACACTGTCGGGGCTGCCTACGTGTGCAGGACTGTGGGTCCTGTGTCAACTGCCTAGACAAGCCCAAGTTTGGGGGCCCCAACACCAAGAAGCAGTGCTGTGT ATACCGGAAGTGTGACAAAATAGAGGCTCGGAAGATGGAACGACTGGCTAAAAAAG GCCGGACGATAGTGAAGACGCTGTTGCCCTGGGATTCCGATGaatctcctgaggcctcccctggtCCTCCAGGCCCACGCCGGGGGGCGGGAGCTGGGGGGCCCCGGGAGGAGGTGGTGGCCCCCCCAGGGCCCGAGGAGCAGGACTCCCTCCTGCAGCGCAAGTCAGCCCGGCGCTGCGTCAAACAGCGACCCTCCTATGATATCTTCGAGGATTCGGATGACTCGGAGCCCGGGGGCCCCCCTGCTCCTCGGCGTCGGACCCCCCGAGAAAATG AGCTGCCACTGCCAGAACCTGAGGAGCAGAGCCGGCCCCGCAAACCCACCCTGCAGCCTGTGTTGCAGCTCAAGGCCCGAAGGCGCCTGGACAAG GATACTTTGGCCCCTGGCCCCTTTGCTTCTTTTCCCAATGGCTGGACTGGAAAGCAGAAGTCTCCTGATGGTGTGCACCGTGTCCGTGTGGATTTTAAG GAGGATTGTGATTTAGAGAACGTGTGGCTGATGGGGGGCCTGAGTGTGCTCACCTCTGTGCCAGGGGGCCCCCCGATGGTGTGCTTGCTGTGTGCCAGCAAAGGACTCCACGAG CTGGTGTTCTGCCAAGTCTGCTGTGACCCTTTCCACCCATTCTGCCTGGAGGAGGCTGAGCGGCCCCTGCCCCAGCATCACGACACCTGGTGCTGCCGTCGCTGCAAGTTCTGCCACGTCTGTGGACGCAAAGGCCGTGGATCCAAG CACCTCCTGGAGTGCGAGCGCTGCCGCCATGCTTACCACCCGGCCTGTCTAGGGCCCAGCTATCCAACCCGGGCCACACGCAAACGGCGCCACTGG ATCTGTTCAGCCTGTGTGCGCTGTAAGAGCTGTGGGGCAACTCCAGGCAAGAACTGGGACGTCGAGTGGTCTGGAGATTACAGCCTCTGCCCCAGGTGCACCCAGCTATATGAGAAAG GAAACTACTGCCCGATCTGCACACGCTGCTATGAAGACAACGACTATGAGAGCAAGATGATGCAGTGCGCACAGTGTGATCACTGGGTACATGCCAAGTGCGAGGGGCTCTCAG ATGAAGACTACGAGATCCTTTCAGGACTGCCAGATTCGGTGCTCTACACCTGCGGACCGTGTGCTGGGGCAGCACAGCCCCGCTGGCGAGAGGCCCTGAGCGGGGCCCTGCAGGGGGGCCTGCGCCAGGTGCTCCAGGGCCTGCTGAGCTCCAAGGTGGCGGGCCCACTGCTGCTCTGCACCCAG TGTGGGCCGGATGGGAAGCAGCTGCACCCAGGACCCTGCGGCCTGCAAGCTGTGAGTCAGCGCTTTGAGGATGGCCTCTACAAGTCTGTG CACAGCTTTATGGAGGACATGGTGGGCATCCTCATGCGGCACTCAGAGGAGGGAGAGACTCCAGAGCGCCGGGCTGGAGGCCAGATGAAGGGGCTCCTGCTGAAG CTGCTAGAATCTGCGTTCGGCTGGTTCGACGCCCACGACCCCAAGTACTGGCGACGGAGTACCCGGCTGCCAAA CGGAGTCCTTCCCAACGCGGTGTTGCCCCCATCCCTGGATCATGTCTATGCACAGTGGAGACAACAGGAACCAGAGACCCCAGAATCAGGGCAGCCTCCAGGGGATCCCTCAGCAG CATTCCAGGGCAAGGATCCGGCTGCCTTCTCACACCTGGAAGACCCCCGTCAGTGTGCACTTTGCCTCAAATACGGGGATGCAGACTCCAAG GAGGCGGGGCGGCTCCTGTACATCGGGCAGAATGAGTGGACACACGTCAACTGTGCCATCTGGTCGGCAGAAGTCTTCGAGGAGAACGACGGTTCCCTCAAGAATGTGCATGCTGCTGTGGCCCGAGGGAGGCAAATG CGCTGCGAGCTCTGCCTGAAGCCTGGTGCCACGGTGGGCTGCtgcctgtcctcctgcctcagcaactTCCACTTCATGTGTGCCCGGGCCAGCTACTGCATCTTCCAGGACGACAAGAAAGTCTTCTGTCAGAAACACACTGATCTCCTAGATGGCAAG GAAATCGTGAACCCCGATGGTTTTGATGTTCTCCGCCGAGTCTATGTGGACTTCGAGGGCATCAACTTCAAGCGGAAGTTCTTGACGGGGCTTGAACCTGACGCCATCAATGTGCTCATTG GCTCCATCCGCATTGACTCCCTGGGTACTCTGTCTGATCTCTCGGACTGCGAGGGACGGCTCTTCCCCATTGGCTACCA GTGCTCCCGTCTGTACTGGAGCACGGTGGATGCTCGGAGGCGCTGCTGGTATCGGTGCCGAATTCTGGAGTATCGGCCATGGGGGCCACGGGAAGAGCCAGCTCACCTGGAGGCTGCAGAGGAGAACCAGACCATTGTGCACAGCCCCGCCCCTTCCTCAG AGCCCCCAGGTGGTGAGGACCCCCCACTGGACACAGATGTCCTTGTCCCTGGAGCTCCTGAGCGCCACTCGCCCATTCAGAACCTGGACCCCCCACTGCGGCCAGATTCAGGCagcgcccctcctccagccccccgTTCCTTCTCAGGGGCTCGAATCAAAGTGCCCAACTACTCACCGTCCCGGAGGCCCTTGGGGGGTGTCTCCTTTggccccctgccctcccctg GAAGTCCATCTTCGCTGACCCACCACATCCCCACAGTGGGAGACCCGGACTTCCCAGCTCCCCCTAGACGCTCCCGTCGTCCCAGCCCTTTGGCCCCCAGGCCGCCTCCGTCCCGGCGGGCCTCCCCTCCTCTCAAAACCTCCCCTCAGCTCAGGGTGCCCCCTCCTACCTCAGTCGTCACAGCCCTCACACCTACCTCAGGGGAGCTGGCTCCCCCTGGCCCGGCCCCATCTCCACCACCCCCTGAAGACCTGGGCCCAGACTTCGAGGACATGGAGGTGGTGTCAGGACTGAGTGCTGCTGACCTGGACTTCGCGGCCAGCCTGCTGGGGACTGAGCCCTTCCAGGAAGAGATTGTAGCCGCTGGGGCCATGGGGAGCAGCCATGGGGGCCCAGGGGACAGCTCCGAGGAGGAGGCCAGCCCCAGCTCCCGCTACATCCACTTCCCTGTGACTGTGGTGTCCGCCCCTGGCCTGGCCCCCAGCGCCCCCCCTGGAGCCCCCCGCATTGAACAGCTGGACGGCGTGGACGACGGCACTGACAGTGAGGCCGAGGCGGTGCAGCAGCCTCGGGGCCAGGGCACTCCTCCTTCAGGGCCAGGAGTAGGCCGGGCAGGGGTCCTCGGGGCTGCAGGGGACAGGGCCCGGCCTCCTGAGGACCTGCCATCAGAAATTGTGGATTTTGTGTTGAAGAACCTAGGGGGGCCTGGGGAGGGAGGTGCTGGCCCTAGAGAGGAGTCGCTCCCCCCGGCGCCTCCCCTGGCTAATGGCAGCCAGCCCCCCCAGGGTCTGCCTGCCAGTCCAGCTGACCCCACCCGCACATTTGCCTGGCTCCCAGGGGCCCCGGGGGTCCGGGTGTTAAGCCTTGGCCCTGCCCCTGAGCCCCCCAAACCTGCCACATCCAAAATCATCCTTGTCAACAAGCTGGGGCAAGTATTTGTGAAGATGGCTGGGGAGGGTGAACCTGTCCCACCCCCAGTGAAGCAGCCACCGTTGCCCCCCACCATTTCCCCAACAGCTCCCACCTCCTGGACTCTGCCCCCAGGCCCCCTCCTCGGCGTGCTGCCCGTGGTCGGGGTGGTccgccctgccccacccccaccgcccACTCCCCTGACGCTGGTGCTGAGCAGTGGGCCAGCCAGCCCGCCCCGCCAGGCCATCCGCGTCAAGAGGGTGTCCACTTTCTCTGGCCGGTCCCCGCCAGCACCTCCCCCATACAAAGCCCCCCGGCTGGATGAAGatggagaggcctcagaggacATCCCCCAGGTTCTGGGGCTTGGCAGTGGCGG GTGTAGCCGTGTGAGGATGAAAACCCCCACAGTGCGCGGGGTCCTTGACCTGGATCGGCCTGGGGAGCCCGCTGGGGAAGAAAGTCCTGG GCTCCTCCAGGAACGGTCCCCTTTGCTGCCACTTCCGGAAGGTGGTCCTCCCCAAGTCCCCGATGGTCCCCCAGACCTGCTGCTTGAGTCCCAGTGGCACCACTATTCAG GTGAGGCTTCGAGCTCTGAGGAAGAGCCTCCATCCCCAGATGATAAAGAGAACCAGGCCCCGAAACGGACTGGCCCACATCTGCGCTTCGAGATCAGCAGTGAGGATGGGTTCAGCGTGGAGGCAGAGAGCTTGGAGG GGGCGTGGAGAACTCTGATCGAGAAAGTGCAAGAGGCCCGAGGGCATGCCCGACTCAGACATCTCTCCTTTAGTG GAATGAGTGGGGCGAGACTCCTGGGCATCCACCATGATGCTGTCATCTTCCTGGCCGAGCAGCTTCCCGGAGCCCAGCGTTGCCAGCACTATAAGTTCCGTTACCACCAGCAGGGAGAGGGCCAGGAGGAGCCGCCCCTGAATCCCCATGGGGCTGCTCGGGCAGAGGTCTATCTCCG GAAGTGCACCTTTGACATGTTCAACTTCCTGGCCTCCCAGCACCGGGTGCTCCCTGAGGGGGCCACCTGTGACGAGGAAGAGGATGAGGTGCAGCTCAGGTCAACCAG ACGTGCCACCAGCCTGGAGCTGCCCATGGCCATGCGCTTTCGTCACCTTAAGAAGACGTCCAAAGAAGCTGTGGGTGTCTACAG ATCAGCCATCCACGGGCGAGGCCTGTTCTGTAAGCGCAACATCGATGCAGGGGAGATGGTCATCGAGTACTCCGGCATCGTCATCCGCTCCGTGCTGACTGACAAGCGGGAGAAGTTCTACGATGGGAAG GGCATCGGGTGCTATATGTTCCGCATGGATGACTTTGATGTAGTGGACGCCACGATGCATGGCAATGCCGCCCGCTTCATCAACCACTCTTGTGAGCCCAACTGCTTCTCTCGGGTCATCCACGTGGAGGGCCAGAAACACATTGTCATCTTCGCCCTGCGCCGCATCCTGCGTGGTGAGGAGCTCACCTACGACTACAAGTTCCCTATCGAGGATGCCAGCAACAAGCTGCCCTGCAACTGTGGCGCCAAGCGCTGCCGTCGGTTCCTTAACTGA